In the Brockia lithotrophica genome, CGAGGGCTTCCGCGAGAGACCGCTCTTCGGCTTCTACCATCACGCGGAGAAGGGGCTCCGTCCCCGAAGGGCGCACGACGATCCTGCCCTTCCCCGCAAGCGTTTCTTGAGCCTCGGCGATCGCCGCGCGGATTCCTTCGCGGGTGTCCCATCCTTCTTTCGACGCGACGCGGACGTTCACGAGGATGTTGGGATACGCTGGCCACGTGAAGGCGAGGTCGCGGAGCGCGGCTTTCCGCGCCTGAAGCACCTGGAGAAGCGCAAGCGCCGTGAGAAGCCCGTCCCCGGTCGTGTGCCGCGCAAGAAGGATGATGTGGCCGGAAGGCTCGCCGCCGAGGGCGTAGCCCCGCTCCCGCATCCGCTCGAGGATGTAGCGGTCGCCGACGGCGACGCGCTCCACGCGAATGTCCTTCGCAGCCAGGTGCTGGACGAGACCTTCGTTTGTCATCACCGTTCCGACGAGCGTGTTCTGGGGAAGGGCACCGCGCGCCTGGAGATCCTCTGCCAAAATCCCCAAGATGCGGTCGCCGTCCACGATCTCCCCTCGGGAATCGACGGCGATGAGGCGGTCGGCGTCGCCGTCGAAGGCAAGGCCGAGGTCGGCGCCTTCGCGGACGACCGCCTCCGCGAGCTTTTCCGGCTTCGTAGAACCGCAACCGGCGTTGATGTTCGTCCCGTCCGGGCGGCAGCAGATCGACACGACCTCCGCACCGAGATCGACAAAGAGTCGCTCCGCCACCGGCGAGGCAGCCCCGTTGGCGCAGTCGAGGACGATCTTTCTGCCGGAAAGGTCGACGGGAGCGGTCTGCTTCAAAAAGGCGAGGTACTTCTGCACACCCTCCGGGTAGTCTACGAGTCGACCGATTCCGGCCCCTATGGGACGAGGCAAACGATCTTCGCCCTCGAGGTGCGCTTCTATGGCGTCCTCCACTGCGTCGGAGAGCTTGAAACCGTCGGGCCCGAAAAACTTGATCCCGTTGTCTTCCATAGGGTTGTGGGAAGCGGAGATCACCGCTCCTGCATCCGCTCCCAGGGCGCGGGTCATGTACGCCACACCGGGT is a window encoding:
- a CDS encoding Phosphoglucosamine mutase, giving the protein MGRYFGTDGIRGIANKELTPELAYRVGRAAGHLLRKGEGAPQIVVGRDPRISGTLLECALVAGFLSVGAEVVRLGVFTTPGVAYMTRALGADAGAVISASHNPMEDNGIKFFGPDGFKLSDAVEDAIEAHLEGEDRLPRPIGAGIGRLVDYPEGVQKYLAFLKQTAPVDLSGRKIVLDCANGAASPVAERLFVDLGAEVVSICCRPDGTNINAGCGSTKPEKLAEAVVREGADLGLAFDGDADRLIAVDSRGEIVDGDRILGILAEDLQARGALPQNTLVGTVMTNEGLVQHLAAKDIRVERVAVGDRYILERMRERGYALGGEPSGHIILLARHTTGDGLLTALALLQVLQARKAALRDLAFTWPAYPNILVNVRVASKEGWDTREGIRAAIAEAQETLAGKGRIVVRPSGTEPLLRVMVEAEERSLAEALARRIAEAIAREMGGSLVE